In Athene noctua chromosome 11, bAthNoc1.hap1.1, whole genome shotgun sequence, the sequence cgtgagtcagcccggggcccGTCCCGCCGGCGTACGGGGAACCGGGAGGGCGAGCGGAGCCAGCAGTtcggtggggagggaagggacacTGCGATTCGGCCACCGTTGGTGGCTGTGGCGTGTGTGGGGACCTCACGGAGCCGTTCCGATCTGTTTGTGAGACAGGGAGCTGGGCGTAGAAGACTTCCTGCTCGATGTGCAATGGGTAGTGCTTGCCAAAGCCCcccctgtagccacttactggccatcactggcagtaaaacaagctttgtgctagaagggagtaggaatcaacgatggggttggctccagctttgttgaacatttctgttggagctctgcttggacaactgtcaaaagtagccctGTTGAGCGTCatgtcactgctcagcctgcagatgtggagtcgtGGCCAGGCGGAGTGACACTGcttcgcagctcctggtacctgccaaggctctgctaggggatgctgctgcctgcggggaacaggttcctgctggcagatgccagttttgtctgagagctgttaggctaagctggcagctgttaaagagcaaacagaaatttccaaggacttcaggaataatgctctggttttagtcctttcctatttagtcctttcctatttaaaaacaaaaaagttaacttttaagttgacattgtttgacttcaccagatttcaccattgacaccaatttcatcaccaaaatgaactcaatgagttgaggtgaaggaaaatcaaatgtatgaaaGCCAACAGGTGCCCGGTCCCTGCACAGAACTACCTCGGCAGCGTACTCcgctgtttgtaaaccctcttccacaaattctctgcctcggtgaccaagctagtgggaggatacttcaagtcccCCACACAGATACGTGCCGTGATACgtgccctgtgcaaataaagcctttccctcaccaggttattgtcactcttcagttttcagctgatccatttaaatgTGTACTGATTGACTtgtaaggggaattcatttttctatcagtctgctgttagatggctggaggtctcctccctgtgcacttcaccagtggatggaaaacaagcatgcatctctctctatatatatctctgcatgcaaggacagtgtgttcagaaggcagatgtcaatcTGTCAATGAATGGTCAAAGAAttgccacaaaatacaaaaagaggacccattcccctttttgcctcatacacctgttgtgcatgttccagctgacctctgcaggcttgcagaactggcgaataagcgcactggttgctgtcctcatacacacagcctccctcgcagagaggtgctgccacctgcaatcttctgcagacccagcacaaccctcagcggggcacaggcctagcaaactcctgcctttttgtgaggccactgttgcttatcctgtgcctctgaaatctcagtccagtggtctgtgatctggaccagaaagaacactctgtatgactccgctcagcaggtggaaacagctgctttgggcttccagagctgccgctggcatcacgtccccgttgcttgtcagcctcagtggtgtttgAGCTCCTCCGACATCAGAAAGTCCCGGCGCAGGCCTGTCTTGACAGGTGGCTGCGTGATGGTGAGATTCCCCATTTGAGCAGAGCTCTAGGCGTTGGTTTCAGGGtatgacttctgtaaaagcttcgggttctgtcattagtagtactttcacagcaactttggctttcgggccatcgttctgatttggcctccagaggtgagggcttttagtagttaggactggaagcagatgacagggaatggctgctgatggcGCTTTAAAACATTGAGTCCCATCCAGCTTGTGTAAGTACaatatataaacccttctcaTGGAGACGTCTTTACGTTTGAAGCTTACTCATGGAGAGATCTTTACATTTGAGGCCTACCCAGTCCGAGTGTCTCAggtagctcctcctcttcaaaagagggacacggtgtaagccatggcaaagcatggagaccctcaggcacacagtggtttcaaaaggcttttcagaaggcttgtctttgtaattgatttcatctgagtctctctgctctgcaaaaagtgaattgaaagaattcaCGTCCCTTTGGCTTATTCAAACTAGATGACtagcttaagagaggagagacccctttagttggagcccgttctgccctgcctgtgaaagcaaTTCAAAACCCCCTCCGGTTTCTGTGATCCAAACtctagccctgccagtcccatttccatgtgagggtacagcgctgagcagctgtcagtgtggctgtcgatggatgaagctccgaggagcagagagatggcggctccttctgtgttctgtcagtcccCAGCACTCGTGGCACGGGGGAATTGTTTTTAGTGAACAGCTCGGAAAGCAACGGGGCAGAGTTTTCGTGCTTTAGCCAAGTGCCTGCTTTGTTGCAGGGCAAGCTGGTCAGACTTTAGAATCTGGTTTATGCGGgtgagactttgctgtggtttgtttctctccacagatctcttgggtttgtagcccagcagaagcaaaagcaacttaaggcaggtcaggaaagaacctcatgcaCGAGCACACTCTCCTTCAGGGACCTCtgagaccattttgctgctggcatccaaactgtttgaaaagagtggaaaaggttttgctgctggtgtttgatataaacttttgctttcctgtctgtgaagggattctctcaagtgctatgtaattacatcttaatattcttacaaactgactcatgttttcttctgtattggtgttgttttcagaatacacagatgccaaTGCTCTGATTCCTAAGAACTCCTCGGTAGTTGTTAGAAGAGTCCCTGttagaggagttaaaactaccagcaaaacaccagttatgtaagtacccgtaaagcactgcagtctctgtcaggggttgcagtctcttagccttttctgtggagattagtttagagaggcactcggcttgcatcgatcttctttctcttgcttttataggaaagacagatacgcatgttcccatctcagaagagtctgtttgtcagcgtttgactgtgtcttgcatttgggggaggcggggtggggtatggcaggtattcttatgcctccaatctggcttttttgcatactggctctagaggaaagggcaacagtcgctaatgtgatggttgattgtttaagagcacaaagctgtagcacagacttcatcgttttgatacttacacagcagagacaaaatgtctgaggacttcctctggcactgttgtgttctagagctgtaagtcttacagtaattgctgacaaaCTAGAAATGGGATTTGGGATTTGATTTATgcgtacaaatacatttccacattgACCAGACTATCAGAACATAATGTCTTGAAGTTTAGGTTTtagaatctgctttcactgcttttggctgggtgcaagtgctttgttctaagttctcatcccctttatttcttcttctagaactcgaacggagccagcgagtggaacatccagagcagtatgtacaaacacaatctcacactttgTTCCTACACATtgcacttaattctaaacaatgtagcctcctattaatctcccaaacatgaagttaatctgttttgcagtgagacatagtgtatgttgtagagaccctgtgtttgattcacagcacagtgaacactgagtaatgccatcatttgcacagttctaatgtgaatattggtatttgtgcctagtgaggcattgtgtttcatactgaatatgctggaatatttcctggatgactttgtgttgtacagataatgtAGGATAGTTTCTAGATCATATAGGTTCAATTGCACAATTCAATTGGTGCTGTGTTCTACACCTCTCTGTCTAGAGCTGGTGTGTTTGTATAGGCTGTCgtgtgctctttgtttcttgcaattaaaattgtttggaggGTATTTTTTGCCGTTTTCGCattgtatcacttagcttttgtttttaagtactttctttgcctaacagttttggaagatgttgtcaaaacgcactgagaaaccgttgttgtgccacttggaactttttcttacttttgacttgGTGGTTCCAAGAAGTCCCAAAATCAACCTATCCCCTAGGTTatgaggacagttctgtgcagctaagATTCCTTCCCgtgtcctgaaatacttgagtatttgttcctaaagctgtatgactgaagtgatgttgtttggccccctctgagtacatgaaggtctctatcagattgctgtgagtttaaatgttgttggtaCCCAAAGTGGTATTCCAAAGTTCTGCATTTGATCTTTCCACTTTATCCGATGAAATGGTTTAGTTTCATcgtttgtctgcaaatgcaaatatctaaaccccagcagactgagtttagctgcttctcatgaaccacgtaggccctctgaagcggtcatagctttggactttgttttgaaccagtacaattacattcagttggaaatgactctttccatgacacacggaggctatagtgcagactttcagactgcagtagaggttaacttctgctatgttttgattgtacaacttgaatatgtgtttaattttttgtgaacagattgaggactcttctgcagccattcctctggCCCAGCTCATTAAGGTATGTGTATATTCTCGTCAAAGGCTTAaacacaccacccacccacccaccccccaacaaaaaatcccacttgctttatatttttaaatcttgtacgGTGATGTATAACTGGGTAACTGTtataatgggaataaaacttaatttttaatcatttacagtattggttttaactttaagatgtgtatatatttccatagtgtcccgtaaagagtagttcccagtttgggaagatagcaGGGGAGTCCCTCAACGTAATGTTGCACTATTGCTCATCTTccagacacaaagcagcagcacttcaggagctgtttactgtttctcagacctcttgttaattttgtgttggagactgacATAATTTTCAAGAAGAGTTTAACTGACTGCAAGTTATGGACATTTCAGGGGGGCTTGCACCAGCCAAAATAGAAACGTTTCTGTAGCACGGACAATTGCGTGGCCACTGTTGGTTTCTTTTCACTGCAGTTATAGATCCACTCTCGgaaagctgcacagtttcataacttgtagtctgtggagagcagacaacacaacctaatttgtttgaacgcagactgtgtaaattgtgtaaCTGTGCCTCATTGTTTGCGGGAATATACCaatgtgtgagtgcagtgtgttagcagaggtgaccttctgaagctgttgtaatgccagggtttgctatggaactgcttgtGTTATCTTCTCAACAACGTGtgactttgtctgggaaagcactagtggctgcactttgtgaaaaggcgtagtgcgagccaattcaattactcgtcttaaagaatagaggaggcggggcctaatgcagaggagctagttctttcttctgaaaataaaggctggcgttcctttccaagagagagagatctcttcccactctcttcttccctctcccactgcagaattaaattgtgtacatttggggaaaaaaccccaacggttactttggaaagtagtcaccagaagaaactggtctcCATTGGTGCTGTCCCTAAACACGTCCTTGGTTCTGTAAGctcatgtgaagtttgactctacaatgtgagaaactggccaagtgcaggggacatgcagtttgggctgcctacagcgcatgatggacaaatttctacgaaaagaatcttttgtcttgctgaggagttataaaaatcttgattcctcttaatgcttctgtgtctgaagctgaatttcagcaataaaagcaactTGCCCAACTCTTAAGTTGTATGTCCTTTTAACGctgcaaaatataaacactgatacttgaacacatctctctcaattgaatgtacagtggagattttctccttccaataCTCTGGAGCTCAAGAATCCGTTTAAAACTAgtagataatgtaattctttctacacatagcttcagtccacttggaagacatttgggctggttacacaagtctttctgtaaggtacaaacagagcctcaggatttgagtgccccaaaatgctccttccaagcaggttcacaggcccagagacaccgtgtgatggcgtaagggctccccagaacatctctgggacagctctggctcacacaagcagttgcttttgtgcaacccccgctcctgccgggctgcctttTACAGGGTTGGGCGAGTCTTTGTCTGGGGAGTTAAATGTGCTTCTAATGTGCGTGTCCCATAATTACCTGTTAAACAGACCGGCAGTCTGGCTGAAGCCAACGCTtccgaagaagataaaatacGAGCCATGATGACGCAGTCTTGCTGTCAGTACGATCCAGTCAAGTAAGTGTTGGCAAAGTCCCGtctgttctgtgaagactgtggagacattgcagagatggttgttggaacaagagagatgcatgcataccattttctttttctccccaaacccttttagttacgtgaagaaacccctggctacacctccaccatcctatgtttgctttcgctgcggaaaacctggccactatataaagaactgtccaacaaatggggtaagattgtggggggcttctggtgacacttggtttttaattgttttaccttggcagttacacagcaattacatggaccccctatgaggaattgtttctcttgggctgaaatacagaggttgtatggcagtggtgcaaagcccttcaaaattccagggaaagctggagatttcaatgggaaattttctttcttcgaGGTCACAGACATTACATATTACACAGATCTTTctctgtgaatttta encodes:
- the LOC141964743 gene encoding E3 ubiquitin-protein ligase RBBP6-like, giving the protein MPCVHYQFSSQLRRDTVTFSGLHISVGNFKREIMGRQKLKAANCDLRVTNAETGEEYTDANALIPKNSSVVVRRVPVRGVKTTSKTPVITRTEPASGTSRAIEDSSAAIPLAQLIKTGSLAEANASEEDKIRAMMTQSCCQYDPVK